A single region of the Labeo rohita strain BAU-BD-2019 chromosome 3, IGBB_LRoh.1.0, whole genome shotgun sequence genome encodes:
- the LOC127156702 gene encoding zona pellucida sperm-binding protein 3-like yields the protein MAMGLKQAVFGLFLAFVVGLSEAQWQGRSMQSFLVQTPARSDFARPSQDLFGVQSKELMMGPVAKLTWSFPRLPEEPQQPDIPFELRHPVPANSVAAQCGETSIYVEVMKDFFGTGQPLMPSAFTLGGCAATGEDPSVQVLIFESELHGCGSTPKVTENELIYTFSLIYTPQEASYAGPIIRSSGAVVQIECHYSRVHDVSSDTLMPTWIPYASTKVAEELLVFSLKLMTDDWSFERPSNQYYLGEFINFEASVRTYNHVPFRVFVDGCVATTVPDVSAVPRYSFIENNGCMVDAKITGSSSRFMTRTQSDKLQFQLEAFRFQQVDSGLIYITCVVKAATADTPTPSPEQKACSFSANGWVSADESDQVCSCCDTTCSIRSGSDPFLKDLRWERASVGPINIKEYGYGQN from the exons ATGGCAATGGGGTTGAAACAAGCTGTATTTGGGctatttttggcttttgttgTTGGTTTATCTGAAGCACAATGGCAAGGTAGATCAATGCAAAGCTTTCTTGTCCAGACCCCAGCCAGGAGTGACTTTGCAAGGCCTTCTCAAGATCTATTTGGTGTTCAGTCAAAAGAGCTGATGATGGGTCCAGTGGCAAAACTGACATGGAGCTTTCCAAGACTACCAGAAGAACCACAACAACCAGATATTCCTTTTGAGTTGCGTCATCCTGtccctgccaacagtgtggcgGCTCAGTGTGGGGAGACTTCAATATATGTGGAGGTGATGAAAGACTTCTTTGGGACTGGACAACCGCTGATGCCCTCTGCTTTTACCCTGGGAGGTTGTGCTGCCACTGGAGAGGATCCTTCTGTGCAAGTGCTCATCTTTGAGTCTGAACTGCATGGATGTGGAAGCACACCAAAG GTGACTGAAAATGAGCTTATCTATACGTTCTCCTTAATCTACACTCCACAAGAGGCTTCATATGCTGGTCCTATTATCCGGagcagtggtgcagtggttCAAATCGAGTGTCACTATTCAAG AGTACATGATGTGAGCAGCGATACCTTAATGCCCACTTGGATACCATATGCCTCCACTAAAGTTGCAGAGGAACTTTTGGTCTTCTCCCTCAAGCTCATGACCG ATGACTGGAGCTTTGAAAGGCCTTCTAATCAGTACTACTTGGGTGAATTCATCAACTTTGAAGCCTCCGTAAGGACATACAACCATGTTCCTTTCCGTGTGTTTGTGGATGGCTGTGTGGCTACTACAGTCCCTGATGTCAGTGCTGTCCCCAGATACTCCTTCATTGAGAACAATGG GTGTATGGTTGATGCCAAAATCACAGGCTCCAGTTCTCGCTTCATGACCCGGACTCAAAGTGATAAGCTGCAGTTTCAGCTGGAGGCTTTTAGGTTCCAGCAAGTAGACAGTGGACTG ATCTACATCACATGCGTTGTGAAGGCGGCTACAGCAGATACTCCTACTCCAAGTCCTGAACAGAAAGCTTGTTCGTTTTCTGCTAATGG GTGGGTATCTGCAGATGAATCTGACCAGGTTTGTAGCTGCTGCGACACAACCTGTAGCATCAGGAGTGGAAGTGATCCATTTCTTAAAG atctACGGTGGGAGAGAGCCTCTGTTGGGCCTATCAATATTAAGGAATATGGCTATGGCCAAAATTAA